CGTGCACAGCATCTCTCggatttttttgttctttacttGCTGCACTACTGCGATACAACTACAGGGAAATAACAATCAGAAAACCCACTTCTCATGCTCAGCATCGTTTGGATTACGATGCATCGCATGCACCAAAGAAACAATGTTAGCTTTATACAGTGAATGTTCTTACGGACTGCATCTAAATATTAGACCTCACACCTGAGGCGTCTGCACGAGAGACCGTCCTTCTAAACAACACCAGTCTCAAATGATTACAGGTCGGATGATCACAATGTTCAAAGCCCCACACATTGCAAGTACTACTCACCTGTCGCGGAGTTTCTCCTGTAGACGTGATTTCACGAGATTCAGTCTTCGACTCACCCGGATCAGGACCTGTTCTCGACAGCGGGAGGCGCGACTTTTATGCTAGCTGGAGACAAAGAACTTTACAGTATGACCATTTACTTTTCCTACACAGCGACAGCTGGCACGTGCATACGTCATATGACTACCCAATCGTTCGCAATGTTTTCACACTCCTTGACTAATCTCCACCCTCCCCCACAATCACTACCTCACCCTCTGACGCTCCCTTCCCCCAGattttctttatccttacttgtttAATTTGTCGTTCTCTCCATCTTCAGTGAGGACTTCTTAAACATCGTTGCCAGAATCAAGAAAGACTGTTCGTTGGTCCCAAAACCTGCCCGAAATAAGGGGGGAGGGTATTAAGTAAATCAGAGATTGGACTTATTTGATAACATGCGTAGATGAAATATTTCTGCCAGTTTATTGCTTTAGGTTCGATGTTTAAAGAGAATAGTATATTATACATAGTCGGAAATTGGTACCAATACCATAGTCATAAAATACTTTAGACTGTTAAAAAGGGTACATCATTCTGCACTGGTTTTTCTCTTCAGAGAACAATCCAACCATATGATTCGTCTCTTAGTGCTGTATTGTAGTTTTTGCTAGTTCATATATTAACGTGTACGTCtgtagaagagaaagaaatgaaattgtGTACTGCTCATATACTCTTGCAATACATACTAGTTTTTTGTCGATATTTTATTATGCGGCATTCAAAAGATACAAAATCCAGAATTATGTAATGCCTgcgaacaacaacagcaacagcagcagcaacaacaaactaGACGAACTTGCACCTTTTTCGTCAAGTAGCTTTCTAATCAGATATATCCCTTTGTTGAAAGAGTTtctgttacttttttaaactttgatatATTATCATTACATAAGAAAGGTTAATCGATTATTTCTTCCTACCaagaaacattttcatatttattgtatgagtgaaaataataataatttacattttaaaaaagagccCACTGGTACGTCAAATTCATCGAAATGTTGAACTGTTTTCTACTCTAAGACTTTGTAGGAACTTGTGTTTGGAAACCATGTGTTAAAGAAACTTTCCATTAAAGATTGGCTTTGCggtgatatttaaaaaaaaatgatgttgaaatttcctatgagaaagaaagagagagagagagagagaaaaaagttattgTCCCTCGCCACATTAAAGTTGGGTACCCACTCGGTATTGTTCACTTGATCTTTATGTCCAGCTGCTGCACCCTTGTTTTACTTTCGACATCTGCGGCAAAGTTATGTTCCGCTTCACCTCTCACATTGTCCATTGACCAGCTGCTGCTGACCAAGGTTAAAAGAAAGGGGAAGGAGACAATTCTGCGATAAAGCTTTCGCAATAATCCTAAATATTCACTACCCTAGGAATTAGGTTTCCAATCAATGCACCAGCCTCTATAGTCTGTCGATTTTCTGTCGTGAATGTTTTATTGATCAAAGTTCGTATGACCAGTATTTATGTATCCGGTACACTAGTGCGAGCTGGGACGTGACGACTGGTTACCgctcgtcacgtgacccggcaaACCTACCATCGGCGCAAAACTATGTACAGACGTCTTATTCATTTGCTGCCAACTTTCATAAGAATGGTTAAACCCGTCTATATTATCCGTTACTTGCTTTATGCATTGGACAAGGCCCAGCAGGACACCTTTACCGCCGCTCTATAACTACGGCTTCAGAGTTAAAACAATGTATGCGAGGTCTGGACACGACTTTATTccttcggaaacaagatgcttggcCTCGAGAGACTTTTGTAAGATTTCAGGCAATATTCTGATGAGGTTTTTACACCACTgtctttaataacatttttgacGGGGTACGTATCCCGAAAGTTGGTCTTAGGCAGTAATCTGTCATCTGCACAAAAGTTTGATAAGATGATAAGTGAACAAATAGATAATgggaaaatgtttaaaacactACAAGGTATGTATCAAAGTGTAAAAGTAGCTGTTAAGGCTGGATCTAGAATAACAGGCTATTTTGAGTGTGTGACCGGCTTAAAGCAAGGCTGTATACTAAGTCGTTCGCTCTTCTGTATTTTCTTATCAGAACTCTGGTCAGACTTAACCACGATGTAGAGCACGAGGTATTGATGTTTTAGCAAACCCGTGGGGCATCTTACTTTTGATGCATGATGATGGCGTTGCCATTGTTGTCGATTGCCCTGTTAACCTTTCATGTAAAATTGACtctcaaaatgttttgtatcaaaTGGGCtctaaaagttaaaatgttacAACATCCTGCTGTATTTTTAAGATAGGGCGTAGTCATGGCTTCGGATCTGTATGGGAAATGAAATGCAGACGGTTGGCTATTTCCCCTGTTTATGGCCACTGTGAAAGATTTCTGGATTATTTCTGTCAAGAATAGCACGATTTACTTTTGTCTTtactttacataaatattgtGTATTATCCTGACTTAATAAGAGCAAGCTATATAAACAAGGTGTTATTATTCGAATAAAGAAGTGTCTTGTGTCTTTTAAGATGTAACCGTTTACCAAAATGGGatcatttgttttaatcaaaCCAGCATTGAACCTGTATGTCAGCAGAGGGATAATGCAAGCCTGGAAGACCTGTGCCACTTTCTGTTGATATGTCCTAAATATTTTTCCCTACACAGATATAGTCCACAAAGATTTCTAACACATCTCTCCTATCAAGGTTCACCTAAAGTGCATTGTAGCCATTAAAGCTCCCCCATATACAACAGAATGCTTTGGAATGAGAGCTCCAGATTATGCACAGCAGTAAAGTTATGCAGAATGGTTGGTATCGTGTTTTAATATGCTTTAGACCAGGGATGCagaacctacggcccgcgggccatatccggcccgcgacgcggtgccatccggcccgcaaaacttctgcccacagtgcaggaaatcggcatgttagtaataaaagaagaccttaaaaaaacgaaaaaaaaaggaagaagaagtatttatccccacgtaggggcgtttcccaatctttttttcaattgacgaacatttcgattcagtgctctgacttggtgtctctacgatgaggccggacattcagaagttggtttcgggaaaacaacttcaaatatcccactaattactacataattaatggtaagtacaacttgtttctaataaaaaatggtatctgctctattttttctcctttatgtatttttgcggtgaagtggcccgcgacacggctgtccgaaatggatatggcccgcaggccgaaaaaggttgggcatcactgctttaGACCCTTACTACAAAAGAAGCGATACTGATCTACAGCCAACCATTGATATTCAAGTCACCAACAGTATTTGCTGTTGAAATGGGTCAGATGGACTTCAAAACACTGAATAAATTATTAGTGCATTTTATTACACGCACTCTTATACAATTCGCGAGGTACAGCGTCACAATAGTCACAGTAATCCGAGACTGTGTGCGCTCGTAACAATCGAACTCGCATGAAATGGAGCGGCATCTTGTGTGTGGTTTATGAATGTCAACAATACGACCCTTGAGCGCGACGAGAGCTCGACAGATGTACATCATTCATCCCCTAACCCTCTTCCATCACATTCTTTAGTTCGCTCGTACTCGGTCacgaagaaataaatcaaaggcgaatcattatttctttttgggattattttttaacaaagaaaataacccAACTCAACGCCCCACCACTATCTACTCTCTTTAGTTCATTTGTACTCTCTGTTATGAAGGGAAAAAATATGGGAAGTATGATTATTTTAGGGAGTATTTTTATGCCAACTCAACTAGCCACCACTGTCCAGTCTCTTTCGTTCACTAGAACTCCATGAAAAAGATAATGAAGATggaaaactatattttattttcaatttttgttggCATTCCAAGAGTCCGAACCATTCCTCCCCCTTTTTCGTCCACTCGTATTCCGTTCGAAAGACAACAAGGAAGAAGAATAATTTCTTTATCGTGCGAAAGAGAGACCAACCAAATAACGTATCAAGACACTCTCATCTTTTGTTCGCTCGTACAtcgttataaaaaaaaaaagttcaggaaaaataaactttcttttcattattaatGCAAGAAGAAACTCATACTCAGCTACAGcctacctttttcttttcattcgcTTTTATTCAACTccattatgaaaagaaaatgaagaataagCCTGGGATAAAACTTCCCCAAGACCGCAAGTGAAAAGCTGTTCGCAAGGGATCTGTAAGACCTACCCGAGTTGCCTGtgtatttttcattgaaaacgtaatgtgcaaaaaaaaaataataataataaaaagacgaCCTGCACCACCAAACAGAGAATAAGGCGGAACATTCCGGAGAAACATAGATAATAGAGAACCTATCACGACGCGATACAGAAGTAGAGGTGGCGACAATGAACTAGAAAACGCGTCACATTACTGACCTACCGCGAATCTCGAATGCCAATTGAATTATGACGGTAAATACTTAgggttttttttagtaaaagttGTTTCctataaaatttattgaaaatgaaatgatgttAAACTTTGACATTCGattatttgttgctgttgtcgaAGATGTGAGTACATTTGGCAATGTTTTGGCAATAACCGTCATGTCACATCGGTAGATATATACATTTGCTTTAGACCACCCTTACCTCTATCACAAgaattaaacatattttcacacacatttaACACACTCTTTCGATGagtctttttccttttgcttcGCTTCCAAACGATTCGCCTCTTTTGGGcgttaaacatttttcttgcttttgggGTGGACGTTTACCGCCCACTTAAGACGACGATTATCGTCGTTTTCCGATATTTTTATCTAGCTGTAAAGTAATAGGGAGAAAGGCCTTTCTTGATGACACGCACatttgtcctttctctctctcttgctggaAGCCGACGGCACTTGATGTTTTTAGATGGTGGATGGTTTTATAGTATTTTAAGGCCGTTTGCTTCGCGTTTCTACCTTCCATCCCCGGGCACGCGAGGAGCGAAACCTCAGCGCTAACGTGTCGTACGGTGTGGGCGCCGGCCATTGGTTGGGTCTGGTTCCAACCCATTCCAGATATTGTTGCGAATCCTAGACACATGGCGTGCCTTGTTCAGTCATCTCTAGGCAACCGGTGGTGCCCGATGCGTGAGACGGTATGAAACAGAAgtctatatgtgtatatatatttatggagATTGGGCGCGAACTTGTGGGTTAATGTGCGTGCAGCATGTGTAAGTCAGAGAGTACGACAAATGCTGACATCGTTGATACATTTACCAATCCTTACCAATCCCTGCACTTCAGGAGTTGAACGCAAAGACGGCTGCAATGCTTTCATAACGCTGCTGCTTGATTTAAGATCACACATGAAACCCGATCATGCCATAACATGTTTTAGCTCTACACAAAGTAACCGTTAAACAGgcttccctttttcttttccaaagaTCTATATCCTTTGTATGTCTGTTGTAACTCATTTCTTCGTTCTCAACCATTTACAAACGTTTCTACCATTTTTGCTTGATTTCACATTTAACTTCAAATGCTATACTTTTTGTGATTTCCAACGGCACGAGAGACTTACCATGCAACATTTTAGAAGCTCTCAGTCGTCGCTGAAGCGATAATCAGGTTGATTTAGATAATTTATGGTCCTTCTGAATAAATCCTTTTCCATAAAAAATCTTCATGAAGTTAACCATGGGCTGTCGTGCACCTTGAATCTGCTGATCGTCTGCTCCGCAAGAAACACTTCAGAGTTACATTCCTTTGAAAGAGACCAAGGGAAGCAATCCTCAGAAGTCCGTTTCCTGGCTGGCAACCCCTTTTTGAGCACACGCCAAAACAAAATCACGCACAactcacacaagaaagaaaacagataaatgaCTGAATAGTTGGTGGATCTTTATATCTAGCTCTATAATTATAGCCACACAAACGTCTGCAGACTGAAAAACAGATTCGTGGACTCTTTGACGTATTTGTCTATGCGGacttgtttccttttcttcggTTCTTTCTGTGCTCAGAGTATTTCCCGAGATTATTAGCCTTCTTCCaatattttctctcttatcTATCTTATTTCTCTTACACACTCTCTCCCCCCATCCTCTCTCCCCTGTCGCTCTCCCCAGTAGTGCATTAGTTTTACTATTTCCGCTTAATGtagatatttatattaattttattcattcacctaCTGATGAGTATGCAGAAAGTTCGTTCCGTGTTGAGAATATTATCTCTTTTCCTTAAGAAGCCCGAAAAATATAGAAACGGCCGGTTGTCTCAGTGAAGAACACACCATAACCGTCAGCGTCAGGACTGCAGTCAAAGATGTCGGTGAAGACAAGTCACCGTCATTCTGGATGACGGCAGCGTCGATGACACGTGACATTGCAGCTTTGTCGGGTATTGTAAATATTGGTACAACAGGAcccttttatttctatttctttttcttcgttcgtttattttcttgcaggttttttttttttctacttcgttctgctttctttcttcatattgattttctctttgtttgacCTTTAAGTAATGATGAACATGCACCGGTTGTGGCTATGTCCGACAAGTAATTCATTGTATTACGACGCTTGTGTGTGACTTTTTCTCGGTCGGCCATATATAAAGGTGTCATATGAGGTATGGCGGAGTAGAGATTTAAATTCACGACCCCCGATTCTAGATGTTGCAGTTACTGGCACTTTGCCCCCTGCGCTACCATCCGGCCAGGTTGTCAGTAAGAATAAAGGTCAGATGGGAAGAAAGACGTACCAGCCAAATTAATCATAATTGCGAGCTTTGATTGAATCAAAAGGCAAAAAAGTAATTCATAGATCAATTAACTTTATTCAGAAGGCATGCACTTCTGTAAACATACATCAGAAAGCAAAAGCATCAAAGTAAAACACCCTCATAAGACTTTCAATCAGCACGACTGCAGGGCTAAAGTACTCCGGATAAACACTGCTCAGTACAATGCTCTTCTCTGAGACTTGTTTAATAAGAACAGGGGAACTTTTGCTCTTCTTTGGAGAAAAAGGACCGTCAGCAAACGCTGACACGTATGTCAGATTAGAAAACATGATCATCTAAATCAAAAGCGTAGATTTTTTTAGAGATGAAAAATTGTAGCTAAAATACACTAATGCAATTAAAATTTGGGTGACATTATCGCTGCCAAATGTTGTGACTTCAACGGTTTAGGGACAGCTGTCACCCTCGCTGTCGTCCTTCAGTCGGTACGTGAGGCCGCTGTAACACTTGGACGCCTTCACCAGGCTCGTCAGAATCGGAAACTCGCGACAGTCGTCGATGGCTTCAGCCACCTTGTCACAGCTTTTATTTGGGTCCTTGGGTGGTGCTCCACTACACATCCAATCCACACAATTCTGCAAGTCGAGTGAGACAAACGCTTTTGATTACGATTAGAAGAATAACAAAATCAAATGTGTTAACGGTGTTTAATTCACGATCTAGCACACTGAGCACCTCGATATAGAGTTCAACGAACAGACTGTCGTCAAAATCGTTTTTTTCATTCGgcatcaaactttttttcaccCCTTTGGGAATGTGTTTTTATGATTGTTTCCTGCATAGTAACAGTATTATCATACAGCTGTACAGTGCGTGAAACTCACGGCAAAGATTTCGATGGGTGGGAAGGTGTACTTGGTCAGACACTTGCGGTGACCTTTCTCACCCACGATCATCCAGCACGCGGCGATGGTCCTTTCTCTCGCTGCGTCGTCGGGACAGAGGTTGACGAGCTTGTCCTGGCTGACTAAGCAGAAGTCTTCGAGTCTGTTACAAGTGCAAGGGAAACAATAAGAGGGAGCTGGCAAGTGTCCCCTTCTGCTCAGTGTGTGGGCATGAGTGCTCGTCATCGAATCCTAGTTGGGCGCCGTTTTTTAATCGAACTACGGGTTAAACCTCAGTTTGAGATACTACTTCCAAAAATTGGAACGAATACctcctccctttttttcgttctcATGTCAAACGTCATCATGTACATAAAGAGGTCAAACTCGCGATGTCACGTTTGCACGACTTACGATCCCAGTTCtattggctgaggccttgacaaggtaaatataattattcatGTACAATACTGATATGTGCGTTTGACATTTGCACAGTAAGGTCTCCACGCTTAGATCGCAAGAACAGAAGGGGCTTAATAGGTAAGACTTGGGGAAATGTCTTGCCCTCACCCACTCACTAGGAAAAACATTACACCCTACGAGACCCGTAAGACCTCTCGACAATAGGAGAATAACAGCTGTGGTTCACACAACTATTTTAGTCAGTCGGGGCAGGCATTATCACTGACCAACAAATAcggtttgtaaaaaaaaaaaagaagatgaaaaatgtttcctgGAAGATATCATGGTGTGGGTACTGAAACTCGCAGTAGTTAATAGTTATAGTTAACGTGTATGACGTCCTCCTGACTGTCATTGTCGTCATTCTGTCATTTAAAGACTAACGACTAAGATGGAGAATGCTTCCTTCCCAAGGAGGAATTAATACTTACTGCTCGTATTGGACAGTCTGTGAATTATTGAGTGCGTCGAGCAAAACAGTGGCTACGTCGTCTGACCATTGAGTGAAGCCAGCAGTCCTGTCCTTCAGAACGTTTTTACTGGTATTTCCTGtatgaaacacacaaaacacatgaAACACAtatgaaacacacaaaacacacacgaaacacacacacatcttactGATAATAATTAacggcaatttttttttccttttgccgATACAGTACAGTTTTGCAGATACAGTAAAGTTAAGGAAATTAGTTGTGGTACCCAGGGTAGTGATCACTGGCCTGACCGATCTGTAAGTTGCAGCCTCGACTTAAATACAAGCCTTGAGTATACAAGTATTTCAAAGCATCCTATGTGGAAATCTTTCTCACCACAGAGCTGCTCAGGATACGGAACTAGTGGAACGCTGTCATCATTGCAAGTGAAGGACCAGTCAGAAGACTTGAATCTACTGCCTTTAAACTGATACAGCCCGAAGCTGAATGACCAGGTATTTTGTTTCTCAGTGAAGACCACACCAAGGCCGTCATCTTCGGGAGTGTAGTTAAAGATGTCGGCGAACTCAAGATCGCCGTCCTTCTTCACGATCGGCAGAAGGGTTGTCGACCCCTCGCATTTCAACTCAGTCAGGTACTGTGAATAATAATACGACGAGGTGAGTAGAACTGGAACTCATCCCAAAAATGACAAACCACTAACACATgaaagtattcttttttttattgatttcaaTCTTTTCTGTCCCTGTCTCTCTAGCACTTGTGAGCTTGAGCATTGCCAGTGTAGATGTCATGTATCCCTTATCCCTACCACAATAATGAGACTATTCTCGAAAAAAACTATCtcttttaaattacttttcagttttttatatacataaactgacagaaggaaaaaataataccTAACCCATGTTTAAACAATCTAGTCATCTAATGTGGGTTATTTTGACGTTGatttaagaagtaaaaaaaaaacccaaacaaatacgcttttttatttttaaaaaatgttaaacttctttttctcaaataatgttttttgtcttgtacttgtagaaatatttttcaagtttcttaaattgcatatttcttttaaagttgcTTGATCGATAAAAGTCCTTGTGGTTTCTTACTTTGCCGGCGATCTTGTAGCTGGTGCGGAACTCGAGGAACTTGCCGTCGGAGATCCTCTTGACACCCAACCAGGCCGTGGCAGAGAGGTAATCCACGCCGTTAAAGGTGATACCTGGGGTGACGTTGATGATGTAGTCACCGCATTGCTGATCCTTGATGGCATTGTACTTGCAGGGCAGCTCCACCCTGGCTCTGTAGCCGTTAAACTGCTCCAGTCGGTTGCCATACTCAGAGCGACAGGTGAACGCCGCTCTCCCTGTGTGACGTAACACACAAGCATGTCACATAAGCTCACGCGTCACGTTATTGCTGTTGTAGCTATAATTGTTTTTAGTATTAATTTAGTATTAATATTTCGACTTGTACTGCGGGTTCTT
The sequence above is a segment of the Pomacea canaliculata isolate SZHN2017 linkage group LG6, ASM307304v1, whole genome shotgun sequence genome. Coding sequences within it:
- the LOC112566504 gene encoding uncharacterized protein LOC112566504 gives rise to the protein MRGGFLFLLAAVAFVGGRAAFTCRSEYGNRLEQFNGYRARVELPCKYNAIKDQQCGDYIINVTPGITFNGVDYLSATAWLGVKRISDGKFLEFRTSYKIAGKYLTELKCEGSTTLLPIVKKDGDLEFADIFNYTPEDDGLGVVFTEKQNTWSFSFGLYQFKGSRFKSSDWSFTCNDDSVPLVPYPEQLCGNTSKNVLKDRTAGFTQWSDDVATVLLDALNNSQTVQYEQLEDFCLVSQDKLVNLCPDDAARERTIAACWMIVGEKGHRKCLTKYTFPPIEIFANCVDWMCSGAPPKDPNKSCDKVAEAIDDCREFPILTSLVKASKCYSGLTYRLKDDSEGDSCP